The genomic stretch CTCGGCCGTTCGCAGGCGATCCACTGGCAACAGTTCCTCGCGGCGTGGGCAGCGTAGTGCGCTGAGCCACGCCAGTTTGCATGCTCACGATCGAATCCCTGGACCAGGAAGGTCGCGGCGTGGCGCGCGCCGATGGCAAGGTGATCTTCGTCGAAGGTGCTCTGCCCGGCGAGGTCGTCGACTGGACACCGTTCCGGCGCAAGCCGAAGTTCGAGGTCGGCACGGTTACGACCGTGCACCGCGCCAGCTCGCAGCGGGTGGCGCCACGCTGCCGGCATTTCGGTGTGTGCGGCGGGTGCAGCCTGCAGCACCTGGATCCGCTCGGTCAGGTCGCGGTCAAGCAGCGCAAGCTCGAGGATGAT from Betaproteobacteria bacterium encodes the following:
- a CDS encoding TRAM domain-containing protein, which gives rise to MLTIESLDQEGRGVARADGKVIFVEGALPGEVVDWTPFRRKPKFEVGTVTTVHRASSQRVAPRCRHFGVCGGCSLQHLDPLGQVAVKQRKLEDDLRHIGRVRAETLLPPIYGPFWGYRHRARFAVREVPKKGGVLVGFHERRSSYVADMDSCEIVPARISRLLRPLRGLIGGLSIRRELPQIELAVG